In Halosimplex halophilum, the genomic stretch CCGCCTCCTGGGTGAAGGCGGTGTCCTCGGTGAACTTGTTGCCCGCCTGGAAGTAGTCGACGTGGAAGTGCGTCTCCCGGGCCTCCGCGTCGAGGGGGTCCCCGTTCCAGTAGGTCGCCCGGTCGTCGTGTGTCTCGTAGACGTCGTAGGGCGCGTCGACCTCGTACCCGCTGTACCAGGTCATGACCGAGACGCCGTCGGTCCGGGGCTTCCACGGCGTCTCGATCTCCACGCCGCTGTAGGCCATCCGGCGCGTGTGGACGTTCCGGAGCGCCTGGAGGTCGGTCATGAACGCGACGCCGGTCGTGTTGTCCTGGGGCGCCCAGACGTTCGCGTCGAACACGTCCGGCGAGTTGGCCTGGAAGACCCGGATCTCCTCGGTCACCGGGTCGCCCAGCGGCGTCGGACTGTCCGTCTCCGTTTCGGTGTCGCCCGGCGACTCCGTCCCGTCGGCCGGCGTGGCCGTCGGTGTCGCCGCCGGGCCGTCCGTTTCGGTCGGCTCGTCCGTCGAATCGCCGCCGCTTCCCGACGGACACCCGGCCAGACCCGCGACACCCATCCCGGCCAGCAACTGTGCGTACTGACGACGTGACAGCTGGTCACGCAGATTGGTACTGTCCCGCATACTACCCACCGTTCCACGGATAGTACATAAACTTTTGCACGCGACCCGACGGCGACCGTGGCGGGCCCGGCGGACCGCACGACGCGCCGAGGGGCCGGACGGCGACGGTTTCAGACTGTGAAACACTCGACAGAGACAGAGCGCGCCGATTCAGCTCAGACGGACCGCGTGCGAGTACAGCGACGGGGACACCGAGATCGCCTTCCGGTATTATACTTGTAATCTCTTGCCACTGTCACAGCGCAACCCCACCAGCTGCACCGCGATTTATTTCAAAACGTGAAACGACTCGACGGCGGTCGATGCCTCGGGGATCTGTCGCCCCGATAGACGAGTGTCCGGAATAACCGGACACGTCGATACAGGGTGTGAACGACCAGTTTCCTCCCGATCCGGCGGGGAACCGCATCCGGCGTACCCCGCCAACCGACGCGGCCGTCACCGAAGGGGGCGGCACATCGCCGATAGCGGCGGTCGCCGGGCCCGAACGAGAGCGCGCCGGGTCACGCGTCGGGTCTCGTGCGGCGTGAGATTACAGTTATACTTGTGTAATCTCTGCGTCGTGTCGCAGAGCCGATCCGCAGCTCGTCCGGTAATATCGGACAAAAACGAGTTCCGACCGACGGCGGGTAGAGCGACCCGGGCGGGCGGGGAGGGATACAGTTATGTCGGCTCGCGGGCGATGGCCGCACGCCATGTCGAGTTCGCTCTTCGACTACGAGCCGAGAGACTGGCGAACGGACGCCGACGGGACCGTGCGGTTCGCGCTCGTCGGCATCGGGTGGTGGACGAGCGAGTACGTCCTGCCCGCCATCGAAACGACCGACCACTGCACGACGACGACCGTCGTCAGCAGTTCGACCGAGAAGACCGACCGCGTCCGCGCGAACTACGGGACCGTCGAGCACGGGCTCACCTACGAGGAGTTCGCCGACGGCGAGGCCGCCGACGCCTACGATGCCGTCTACGTCTGCACGCCCAACGCGACCCACCTCGAACACGTCGAGGCGGCCGCGCGCCACGGGAAGGCCGTCCTCTGCGAGAAGCCCATGGAGGCGACCGTCGAGCGCGCCGAGCGGCTCGTGGAGGCCGCCGCGGACGTGCCGCTGATGGTGGCCTACCGGATGCACACCGAACCGGCCGTCCGCCGGGCGCGCGAGCTGGTCCGCGACGGCGCCATCGGCGAGCCCGTCCTCGTCCACGGCGAGAACTCCCAGCCGCTCCTGGAGATGATCGACGACCCCGACCAGTGGCGGCTGAACCCCGACCTGACCGGCTACGGGACCTCCGTCATGGACCTCGGGATCTACCCGCTGAACACCGCACGATTCATTCTCGGCGCCGACCCCGTACAGGTGCAGTCGACGATGGCCTCCGACCACGAGGCCTTCGACGCGGTCCCCGACGAGGTGGCGACGTTCTCGGTCGTCTTCGACGACGGCACCCACGCCGCCTGCTCCTCGTCGCAGAACGCCCACGACCACACGCGCCTCGAAATCGTCGGGACGGAGGGCCGCATCGAACTCGAACCCGCGTTCCACATGGAGACCCAGCTGACGGTCGCACGCGGGGAGGACACCGTGGAATTCGACACCGAGGGCGTCGACCAGATGGCCGAGGAGTTCGAGTACTTCGCCCAGCGGGTGCTCGCCGACGAACCCGTCTACGCCGACGGCGACCACGGGCTCGTGGACATGAAGGCGATCGCCGCGATCCACGAGGCGGCCGAATCCGGCGGGACGGTCGACGTCGAATAAAAAGAGCCGCTCGTCGTTTCTACCGCGCGGTCACCGCAGGTCGTCGGCGCGCTTCTCCCAGTCCTCCTCCCAGAGGTCGATGGTGTGGACGCGGTCCTCGGTGTACTCGTGCTCGCGGACGACGTCCATGTCGAGTTCGATGCCGTAGCCCGGGCCCTCGGGGACCTGGACGTAGCCGTCCTCGACCTTCAGCGGGTCCTCCAGGAGCTCGTCGACCCACGGCTCGTCGTAGGTCTGGAACATCTCCTGGATGCGGAAGTTCGGGATGGAGGTACAGAAGTGCGAGTAGATGGCGCCGGCGACCGGCCCCTGGGGGTTGTGCGGGGCGATGTCGACGTGGTCGGCCTCGGCGAGGCCCGCGATCTTCTTGCCCTCGGTGATCCCGCCGGTGTTCATCAGGTCCGGCTGGAACACGTCGATGTCCGTCCGGGTGACCAGCTCGAAGAACTCGTGTTTGGTCATGTGACGCTCGCCGGTGACGACCGGGATCGGCGACTTGTCGGCGACCTCGGCGAGGCTGTTGATCGAGTCCGGCGGGCACGGCTCCTCGTACCAGGCCGGGTCGAACTGGTCGAGCTTGCGGGCGATGTCGACGGCCTGGGCGGCCGAGAAGCGGCCGTGACACTCGATGAGCAGCTCCACGTCCGGGCCGACGGCCTCGCGGACCGCGCCGACGATGTCGACGGCGTGGTTCTTCTCCGCGGTGGTCATCGACTGCCAGGCCGTACCGAAGGGATCGAACTTCATCGCGTCGTAGCCGTCGTCGACGACGCGCTCGGCGGCGCGGGCGAACCCTTCGGGCTCGCCCTCGGCGTCGGTGTACCAGCCGTTGGCGTAGGCGCGCAGCTCCGTCCCGTGGTGGGCACCGCCCAGCAGCTCGTAGACGGGCTTGTCCAGCACCTTGCCCTTGATGTCCCAGCAGGCCATGTCGACCGCCGAGCAGACGGTCGTGTTGATGACGTTCTTCGAGAACCACTCGTTGCGGTACATCTCCAGCCACAGCGACTCCGTGTCGAACGGGTCCCGGCCGATGAAGAAGTCCGCCATCTCGTCGATGGCCGCCGCGACGGTGCGGGGCTTGTCGTGGGTCGTCGCCTCCGCCAGCCCCGTCACGCCGGCGTCCGTCTCCAGCTGGACGAACACCCACGGCTTCCACGGGTTGGCTACCAGGTACGTCTCGACGCCTGTGATTTCTACGTCTGACATACTCAGTCGAGTAGCGCCCGAGAATCTACTTAAAGTTGCCGGTACGGGCCGAACGTCTCCGGTCGCAGGGCTGTCCGACGATGCCGGACGATTAATGAGGGTCCGGTTCCGTGTGTCGGATATGCACGCCGAACGCGACCCGCCCATCAAATCGACCGCGACGAGCCTCGACGTCGTCGAGGCCGTCCACGCGATGGGCGGCGCGACGCTCTCGGAGGTCGTCGAGCAGTTCGAGAAACCCCGGAGCACGGTCCACGACCACCTGAAGACGCTGACCGACGCGGGCTACCTCGTCAAGGACGGCCGGGAGTTCCGCGTCAGCGTCCGCTTTCTCAACCTCGGGGGTCGCGCACGCGCGCAGTCACAGTTGTTTCAGGTGGCGGAGGCGGAGGTCCGCGAGCTGGCGAGCGACACCGGCGAGCACGCCAACCTGATGGTCGAGGAGAACGGCCGGGGTGTCTTCCTCTACAAGGTCAAGGGCTCGCAGTCGGTCCACCTCGACACCTACGAGGGGATGGAGGTCGACCTGCACACGACGGCGATGGGCAAGGCGATCCTCTCGGAGGTCTCCCGGGAGAAACGGGACGCCATCGTCGCGGAACACGGGCTCGAACCGGTGACCGCCGAGACGATCACGGACCGCGAGGAACTGGAGACGGAACTGACCGAGATCCGCGAGCGCGGCTACGCCGTCGACAACGAGGAGCGCGTCGACGGCGTCCGCTGCGTGGCCGCCCCCATCACGACGGAGGAGGGCGTCGTCGGCGGCGTCAGCGTCTCCGCCCCGAAGAGCCGGATGAACGGCCAGCGCTTCGAGGAGGAGATCCCCTCCGAGGTGCTCAGCACCGCGAACATCATCGAGGTCAACCTCCAGCACGCCTGAGCGGCCGTCGCCGGTCGCTGCGTGTGTCCCGTTCACACGGCCGTCCGAGATCGTCGGACGACGGCGCGCCGGTCGGTCGGCGATCGGTCGACGACGCGGGGTCGACGGACTACGTCTCGCCGGCTCGTCGACCGCACCCGACCGGACGTGAAATCGATGCGATGGCAAATTTTATATTGGCTAGCTCACGATGGGGCTGTATGCGTTACTACCGCAGCGAGCGAGGCGGATCCATATCGCTGATCGCGGCAGACGACTCGGCGGCGTACGACCTCTCGGAGACAGAGGCGGGGCCGACGTCGTTTCTCGAACTCGCGTCGGCGGCGTCGCTGACCGACGGGACCGTCGACGACGTGGCGCGGGGGCTCGTCGACGAGGCGCCGACGGTCGAACTCGCGGCGGTCGAGGACCACCTCGTCCGGCCGCTGGACCCCGACGAGGTGTGGGCGGCCGGCGTCACCTACTCCATCAGCCAGGAGGCCCGCCAGGAGGAGGGGGGACTCGCCGAGTCCTACCTGGAGGCCTACGAGGGCGAACGCCCGGAGGTGTACTTCAAGGCGACGCCCAGCCGGACCGTCGGCCCGAACGACCGCGTCGGGATCCGCGGCGACTCCGACTGGGACGCCCCCGAACCCGAGATGACGATCGTCCTCTACGACGAGGAGATCGTCGGCTTCACCGTCGGCAACGACATGTGTAGCCGCTCGATCGAGCGGGAGAACCTCCTCTATCTGCCCCAGAGCAAGATCTACGCCAAGAACTGCGCCATCGGCCCCTGCATCGCCACCGGCGAGACCGTCGGCGACCCGCTCGACCTGGAGATGCACATGTCGATCGAGCGCGACGGCGAGACGGTCTTCGAGGAGGGGACCTCGACCGACGAGCTGGTACGGACCTGCGAGGAACTGGTCGACTACTACACCCGCTACAACGAGGTCCCCGAGGCGAGCGTCCTGCTGACCGGCACCTCGATCATGGTCCCGGACGACGTGTCCCTCGAGGAGGACGACGTGATCCGCATCGAGATCGAGGACATCGGCGTCCTCACCAACACCGTCGAACAGCTGTAGGCGAGCGGCGGACTTCGCCCGCCAGCTCGGAGGACGCATCGACCCGGAGCGAGACGCATCGCCGGACGACGCGGGGTTCCGGCCGGCCCTACCGACCGATCGTTTTATAATACCGCTATCGGATAGCATACGACTGCATGGCGAACGCCCACGTCACGGTTCACACAGAGGCAGGTATCGACCGGGTCGAACCCGAACTCCACGGCCACTTCGCGGAACACCTCGGACGCTGTATCTACGACGGCATCTACACGGACGACTCCGTCGACGAGGACGGCTTCCGGGAGGACGTGGTCGAACTGCTCGCGGAGCTGGAGATGCCCGTCCTGCGGTGGCCGGGCGGCTGTTTCGCCGACGACTACCACTGGGAGGACGGGGTCGGCCCCGCCGAGGACCGCCCGCGCCGCCGCAACCTCTTCTGGGGGCAGGGCCGCGAGATGATCCCCGAGGAGTCCAACCGCTTCGGCACCGACGAGTTCCTGGAGTTCTGCGAGCGGGTCGGCACCGAGCCGTACCTCGCCGCCAACGTCGGCTCCGGCGACCCCCAGGAGGCCGCCAACTGGGTCGAGTACACCAACTACGACGGCGACACCGAACTGGCCGACCGCCGCCGCGCGAACGGCCGCGAGGAGCCCTACGGGGTGAAATACTGGGGGCTGGGCAACGAGAACTGGGGCTGTGGCGGCCAGATGTCCCCCGAGCAGTACGCCCGCGAGTACCGCCGGTTCGCCACCTACGTCGGCACCCAGAGCGCCCACATGCTCGACCACGACCTCGAACTGGTCGCCTGCGGGTTCGAGAACCACGAGTGGAACCACCGCTTCATGGAGGAGGTCGCCGACCCCAAGTGGGGCGTCGAGTTCCCGCTCGACCACCTGACCCTGCACCACTACTACGGCCGCACGATGTCCGTCGACGAGGCCGACGCCGAGGACTACGACGAGTTCTTCCTCGAGGCCCTGGAGATGGACCACCACATCGAGCGGCTCGCCTCCGCGATCAACGCCTTCTCGACGACGCGTGACATCGGCGTCATCATCGACGAGTGGGGCGCCTGGCACCCCGAGGCCCAGGGCGGGACCGGCCTCGAACAGCCCGGCACGGTGCTGGACGCGCTGTCTGCCGCCGCGGTGCTCGACATCTTCAACGACCACGCCGACGTGATGACGATGTCCAACATCGCCCAGACGGTCAACGTGCTCCAGTGCCTCGTCGAGACCGACGGCGACGACGCCTTCAAGCGGCCCACCTACCGCGTCTACGACCTCTACGCCCCCCACAAGGGCAACGAGGCCGTCACCACGTCCATCGAGACGCCGACCCGCGAGGTCGACGACGACGAACTGCCGCTCGTGGGGGCGTCGGCCTCCGTCGACGACGACGGCGAGGTGTACGTCACCGCGACGAACCTCGACACCCGCGCGGCCCACACCGTCGAGTTCACCGTCGAGGACGCGACGGGCGACGACGTCGACGCGCAGGTCCTCTTCGAGGGCCAGGAGCCGGACCTGGTCGTCGACGCCGACAACGCCGAGGCCTTCGCCGCCGAGGACCTCGACGTGAGCGTCGACGGCGACGGTACCGTCACTGCGGAACTCGAGCCGGGCACGGTCGCCGGCATCTCCGTCGAGTAACGCCGCTTCGGTCGCCGAGCGGTCCCGCCGCCGAGCGGTTCTCCCGGTGGTCGCGGGGCTCTCCCGTTGTCGGTCCGTCCGGGCGACCGCTGTTTGCTACCGTTCTTCCGGTCCGCCGGCCGCAGAGCCGACGGTGCGGTCGCCGACGACTCCGCTGTCCACCCGGTGACGGCTTCCCCTCTACCCGGTGACGACTCCCCCTCTACCCGGTGACCCCCTCCCACCCCGTTCGACGGAGGTCCGTCGTCGACCCGGCAGCGAGCCGGTCGGCCACCCAGCGCCGACTCGGCCGACGGTATCCGACCGGGGCGCGCGGTAGCGATCGGGGCCCGACGTGGGGGTCGGATCTCGAACCACAGTCCCGGTATGATGAACAAAAACACCCGTTTTCGGAACGCCGGTACACTATCGTATGACGGTCGGTCGGGATCCTGTGGGCGATCCGACACGTCGGGCCGGATCGGCGGTCGAGAGCGGGCCTGCGCTCCCGGTCACCGATGGATTTATGTATGATTAATTCGGTACGATAGCCCATGCCATCTGATGGCAAGCCAACGGGAAATGCAGCGAAGCGTCGACGGGTGTCGCGACGGCACGTTCTCCGCGCGGGTGCGATGGGTGGTGCCCTCGCACTCGCGGGGTGTTCGTCGAATGACAGCGGTGGTGACGGCGGCGACGGTGGCGACGGCGGCGACGGCGGCGGCGACGGCGGCGACGGCGGCGACGGCGGCGACGGGACCGCCGGCGGCGACTTCCAGCCGGCGGACAACGCCATGACCGAGGGCGTCACCGTCAACCCGACCAACTACCAGTTCAACCCGCTCAACCTGACCACGCCGTTCAGCCACGACATGCAGGTCGACTGGTTCCAGCGCTACAACATCGCCAACGAGGAGATCACGCCCTACGCGCTGGAGGTCACGGAGTTCGAGGGCGAGACGGCCACCCTGCAGGTCCGCGAGGGGCTCACCTGGCACAACGGCGACCCCGGCGACCCGGTCAACGCCGACGACCTCTACGCGAAGTTCGTGACCGACACCGTCACGAACGGGACCCTCGGGCGGCTGTGGACGGACATCAACCGCGCCGGCGACAGGTCCATCGAACTCGCGCTCGACGGGACGATCGCCCGGGATCTGTTCGACGACGGCCTGAACTACTACCAGATCGACACGCCCTGGCGCAAGTACAGGGACTACGTCGAGCGCTGGGAGGACGCGACGACGGCGTCGGAGACCGACAGCGTCCGCACCGACCTCCGGGGCGACGCCTTCGAGGAACCGCACGGCAACGGCCCCTTCCAGGTGTCGGACATCTCCAGCAGCCGCCTCCGGATGGAGAAGTACGAGCACCACCCGGACGCCGACAACATCAACTGGGACTACTGGGACCTGGAGAAGGTGTCGACCGACACCGCGAGCGTCCTGGTCGGGATGGAGGTCGACGCCTTCCGCAACTACAACCCGCCCCAGTCGGTGTTCGAGAACGTCCCCGACGCCATGGAGTCGGCGTCGCTGCCGGCCCTGTGGGGCCAGTCGCTGCCGTTCAACCACAACGACGAGGACTTCGGCAACGTCCGGGTCCGGCAGGCGATCTCCGAGTTCGTCGACCGCGGGGCCGCGGCCAACAACTACGGTCGCTGGGGCCAGCCCGTCGAAGCGCCGAGCGGTCTCGTCGGCAACATCAACGGCCAGAACGAGCAGAGCGACCGCTGGCGGAACAAGGTCTCCGACGAGATGGCCGACACGCTCCACCGCTACCGCAACCCCGAGCGCGGCCGGCGGCTGCTCCGCGAGGAGGGCTACCAGAAGGACGACGGCACGTGGTACAAGCCCAACGGCGACCCCTTCGAGTTCACGATCAAGGTGCCGACCTACAACGACTGGCACCCCCTCTACCAGACGTTCGCCGACAACCTCTCCAGCGAGGGCATCGACGCCTCGATGCAGACCATCGAGGCGGCCTCGTACTGGTCGGACCACTACCTCGCGAACAACTACAAGGTGGCCGCGACCGGCTGGACGCTCCAGCGGTCCAGTCCCTACTACGTCTGGGACCAGTACTACAACGTCGACGTGAACTTCCTCGGGATCGACCCGACCAGCGTGATGGCTCCGCCGGTCGGCGAGCCCGACGGCGAACTCCAGGAGCACGATGTCACGGAACTGCAGTCGGAGCTGCTGGTCGCCCGCGGCGACCGCTACCAGGAGCTGACCGACCAGCTCGCGTGGATCACCAACCAGACGCTGCCGATGCTGCAGATCCACGAGATCAACGACGCCACCTGGTACCGCACCGACAACTGGGAGATCCCGCCGACGGACGACCCCGTCTACCAGGCGAAGTTCCCGCTGTGGTGGCTCCCGCGACTGGGTGAACTCCAGGCCAAGTCCGCCTGAGGTCGCCACTCCCTCACGACGTATCGAGCGAAACAGTTATGACATCTCATACCACCATTTTCGATAATCGATGTACGTAGCCAAACGGGTGGCACAGGCGTTCGTCACGTTCGTGGCTGTGGTCACCGTCACGTTCGCGCTGGTGCGGTCGATCCCGGGCGGGCCGGCCGACTTCATCAGGGCGCAGGTGATGCGCAGCGGCGGCTCGGACGAGATCAGTATGAGTGAGATCAACTCACTCGTCGAGTCGTACACGAACATCGACCCGTCGACGCCGCTACATGTCCAGTACTTCAACTACCTCACGAGCGTCCTGCAGGGGGACCTGGGACAGTCGATCTGGTACAACAAGCCGGTGTCGGATATCATCCTCGGCGCCGCGCCGTGGACGATCTTCCTGCTGTCCGTCTCGATCCTGTTGACCTTCGGGATCGGGATCGTCCTGGGGGCGGTCATGGCGTACCTCGAGGGGACCCGCTTCGACAACGGTTCGACCATCGTCTCGATGTTCCTGAACTCGGTGCCGTACTACGTCGCCGCGATCCTCTTCGTGTACGTCATCTCGATCCAGCTGGGGATGCTCCCCCAGTCCGGCCGCTACGCGTCCGGGCTCGACCCCGGGATGAACCTCGAGTTCATCGTCAGCGCCCTGCGCCACGCAATCCTCCCCATCGTGTCGCTGGTCGTCACCGGGTTCGGCGGCGTCGCCATCACGATGCGGGGCAACGCGGTCCAGGAGATCGGCGAGGACTACATCCGGGTGGCTCACCTGCGGGGGGTCCCCGGCAGGCGGATCGCGACCCGCTACGTCGGCCGCAACGCCGTCCTCCCGATGTACACGAACTTCATGATCGCCATCGGGTTCATGTTCGGCGGGTCGGTCATCCTCGAGGAGATCTTCGCCTACGAGGGGCTGGGGTACTACCTGCTGTCGGCGATCAACACGGGTGACTACCCGCTGATGATGGGCGGGTTCCTCATCATCGCGCTGGCGGTGCTGATCTGCATCCTCATCGCCGACCTCACCTACAGCATGATCGACCCCCGCATCGAGGACCAGGGCTCCCGGGAGGCGTACTGACATGGCCGAGCAGAACTCCTCGTTCAGTCAGTCCGACGGGGCGGCCGGCGGGCAGGGCGCCTCGCAGGCGGACATCTACCGCGAGTGGATCGACATGGCCGTGCTCACGCCGATCCGGGTCGCCTGGGACGACTGGCGCACCCAGGTCGGGTCTATCATCATCGCGTTCTACCTCCTGATGGGCACTGTCGGCGTCACACTGGTCGACCCGCCGACTCAGGGGCAGGGCGACCGGTACGTCCCCCCGTTCCAGGACTGGTCGGTCCCGCTCGGGACGAACAACCTCGGCGAGAGCCTGCTGTCGTCGACGGTCCACGCCACGCCGCCGATGCTCCAGATGATCGCCGCCGGCGCGGTGTTCTCGACGGTCCTGGCGACGGCCATCGGGACCGTCTCCGGCTACAAGGGCGGGGCCGTCGACCGGATCCTGACGGTGTTCACCGACATCGCGATGACGATCCCCGGGCTGCCGCTGATCATCCTGCTGACCGCGGTGTTCGAACCGACCAACCCCGCGGTGATCGGGATCATCATCACCATCAACGCGTGGGCGGGGCTGGCCCGGTCGATCCGCTCGCAGGTGCTGTCGCTGCGCGACCACTCCTACGTCGAGGCCTCCCGGATCATGGGTGCGCCGACCCGGCGGATCCTCGTCGACGACATCATCCCGAACATCATGCCGTACGTCCTGATCAACTTCGTCAACTCCGCGCGCAACGTGATATTCGGGTCCGTCGCGCTGTTCTACCTCGGGCTGCTCGGAAGCACGCACGAGAACTGGGGGATCGCACTCAACAACGCCTACAACGATGGCGCCATCTACTCGCTGGACGTGCTCCACTGGCTGCTCATCCCGATGTTCGCCATCGTCGGCCTCTCGTTCGGGTTCGTCCTGTTCGCACAGGGCACCGAGAAGCTGTTCAACCCGCGTATCCGGGCGCGCCACGCCGAGACCGTCGAAGACGACACCGCTCCCTACCAAGAATGACGATGCAACAGACCCACACCGCCGCAGTCAGCGACCCGATATTCCAAGTGCGCGATGTCTCGGTCTCGTTCGACATGGACCGCGGTGAGTCCCGCGTGCTCGACCGCGTCGACATGGACATCGAGCGCGGGGAGATCCTCGGCGTCGTCGGCGAGTCCGGCTCGGGCAAGTCGATGTTCGCCTCGGCGCTGCTCGACGCGGTCGTCGACCCCGGCGTCCTGACCGGCGACATCAGCTTCGACCCGAAGGACGGCCGCCGGATCGACCTGCTGGACCGTGACGAGACCGACATCAAGGACATCCGCTGGCGGCAGATCGCCATGGTGTTCCAGGGGGCGATGAGCTCGTTCAACCCCACGATGACCGTCGAGGACCACTTCCGCGAGACGCTCTCGATCCACGACTACGACGTCGAGGAGGGGATGGAGCGGGCCCGGGACCTCCTCTCGGACCTGTACCTGGAGGCCGACCAGGTGCTCGGCTCCCACCCCCACGAGCTGTCCGGCGGGATGAGCCAGCGGGCGCTTATCGCGCTGGCGCTCGTGCTCGAACCGGAGGTGCTCGTGATGGACGAGCCGACGGCCGCGCTGGACCTGCTGATGCAGCGCTCCATCATCGAGCTCATCCGGGAGATCGCCGACGACCGCGATCTGACCATCGTCTTCATCACGCACGACCTGCCGCTGGTCGCGAACCTCGCCGACCGCCTCGCCGTGCTGTACGCCTTCGAGTTCGTCGAGGTCGGCCCCGCCGACGACGTGCTGACGGGGGCGAAACACCCCTACACCAGGGCGCTGCTGAACGCGACGCCGAACCTCGACACGCCGCGCGAGGAGATGCGGCCGATCGAGGGATCGGCCCCGGACCCGGTGAACGTCCCCGAGGGGTGTTCGTACCACCCGCGCTGTCCGCTGGCCGACGACACCTGCGTCCGCGAGGACCCGCCGCTGGACAGCGACGGCGGGGACGGCCACGCGGCCGCCTGCCACTACGTCGACCGCGTCGACGACGAGGTGCCCCTGACGCTCCAGGAGGTGACCATCGATGAGTGACGAACCCGTCGTCGCCCTGGAGGACGTCGAGGTCCACTTCGAGTCCGACTCGACGATCCTGCCGTGGGGAGACGACCCCGACGTCGTCAAGGCCGTCGACGGCGTCTCGCTGGAGATCCCCGACAACGACGTGGTCGCCCTGGTCGGCGAGTCCGGCTGCGGCAAGACCACGCTGGGCAAGACCGCCATCGGCACCCAGCGGCCCACCGGCGGACAGGTCAAGTACAAGGGCCAGGACGTCTGGAAGGCCAACGACGGCGAGGGCGACGTGGACATCCCCTTCGAGGAGATCCGCCAGTCCCTGCAGATCATCCACCAGGACCCCGGCTCGTCGCTGAACCCGAACAAGACGGTCCAGCACACGCTGGAGGCGCCGCTGAAACTGCGCCACGGGGAGATGGACACCTTCGAGCGCCGCGAGCGCATCCACGAGATGCTCTCGCGGGTCGGCATGGAGCCGCCGGAGGACTACGCCAAGCGGTTCCCCCACCAGCTGTCGGGCGGGGAACAGCAGCGCGTCGCACTCATCCGCGCGCTGCTGATGAACCCCGACCTCATCCTCGCCGACGAGGCCGTCTCTGCGCTCGACGTGTCCCTGCGGATCGACATGATGGACCTGATGCTCGACCTGCAGGACACGTTCGACACCTCCTTCCTCTTTATCAGCCACAACCTCTCGAACGCCAGCTACATCGCCGGCAAGGCCGACGGCCGCATCGGCATCATGTACCTCGGCGAGCTCGTCGAGCTCG encodes the following:
- the gfo6 gene encoding D-xylose 1-dehydrogenase Gfo6, yielding MSSSLFDYEPRDWRTDADGTVRFALVGIGWWTSEYVLPAIETTDHCTTTTVVSSSTEKTDRVRANYGTVEHGLTYEEFADGEAADAYDAVYVCTPNATHLEHVEAAARHGKAVLCEKPMEATVERAERLVEAAADVPLMVAYRMHTEPAVRRARELVRDGAIGEPVLVHGENSQPLLEMIDDPDQWRLNPDLTGYGTSVMDLGIYPLNTARFILGADPVQVQSTMASDHEAFDAVPDEVATFSVVFDDGTHAACSSSQNAHDHTRLEIVGTEGRIELEPAFHMETQLTVARGEDTVEFDTEGVDQMAEEFEYFAQRVLADEPVYADGDHGLVDMKAIAAIHEAAESGGTVDVE
- a CDS encoding mandelate racemase/muconate lactonizing enzyme family protein, whose protein sequence is MSDVEITGVETYLVANPWKPWVFVQLETDAGVTGLAEATTHDKPRTVAAAIDEMADFFIGRDPFDTESLWLEMYRNEWFSKNVINTTVCSAVDMACWDIKGKVLDKPVYELLGGAHHGTELRAYANGWYTDAEGEPEGFARAAERVVDDGYDAMKFDPFGTAWQSMTTAEKNHAVDIVGAVREAVGPDVELLIECHGRFSAAQAVDIARKLDQFDPAWYEEPCPPDSINSLAEVADKSPIPVVTGERHMTKHEFFELVTRTDIDVFQPDLMNTGGITEGKKIAGLAEADHVDIAPHNPQGPVAGAIYSHFCTSIPNFRIQEMFQTYDEPWVDELLEDPLKVEDGYVQVPEGPGYGIELDMDVVREHEYTEDRVHTIDLWEEDWEKRADDLR
- a CDS encoding IclR family transcriptional regulator — encoded protein: MHAERDPPIKSTATSLDVVEAVHAMGGATLSEVVEQFEKPRSTVHDHLKTLTDAGYLVKDGREFRVSVRFLNLGGRARAQSQLFQVAEAEVRELASDTGEHANLMVEENGRGVFLYKVKGSQSVHLDTYEGMEVDLHTTAMGKAILSEVSREKRDAIVAEHGLEPVTAETITDREELETELTEIRERGYAVDNEERVDGVRCVAAPITTEEGVVGGVSVSAPKSRMNGQRFEEEIPSEVLSTANIIEVNLQHA
- a CDS encoding fumarylacetoacetate hydrolase family protein is translated as MRYYRSERGGSISLIAADDSAAYDLSETEAGPTSFLELASAASLTDGTVDDVARGLVDEAPTVELAAVEDHLVRPLDPDEVWAAGVTYSISQEARQEEGGLAESYLEAYEGERPEVYFKATPSRTVGPNDRVGIRGDSDWDAPEPEMTIVLYDEEIVGFTVGNDMCSRSIERENLLYLPQSKIYAKNCAIGPCIATGETVGDPLDLEMHMSIERDGETVFEEGTSTDELVRTCEELVDYYTRYNEVPEASVLLTGTSIMVPDDVSLEEDDVIRIEIEDIGVLTNTVEQL
- a CDS encoding alpha-N-arabinofuranosidase, whose amino-acid sequence is MANAHVTVHTEAGIDRVEPELHGHFAEHLGRCIYDGIYTDDSVDEDGFREDVVELLAELEMPVLRWPGGCFADDYHWEDGVGPAEDRPRRRNLFWGQGREMIPEESNRFGTDEFLEFCERVGTEPYLAANVGSGDPQEAANWVEYTNYDGDTELADRRRANGREEPYGVKYWGLGNENWGCGGQMSPEQYAREYRRFATYVGTQSAHMLDHDLELVACGFENHEWNHRFMEEVADPKWGVEFPLDHLTLHHYYGRTMSVDEADAEDYDEFFLEALEMDHHIERLASAINAFSTTRDIGVIIDEWGAWHPEAQGGTGLEQPGTVLDALSAAAVLDIFNDHADVMTMSNIAQTVNVLQCLVETDGDDAFKRPTYRVYDLYAPHKGNEAVTTSIETPTREVDDDELPLVGASASVDDDGEVYVTATNLDTRAAHTVEFTVEDATGDDVDAQVLFEGQEPDLVVDADNAEAFAAEDLDVSVDGDGTVTAELEPGTVAGISVE